One Candidatus Methylomirabilis sp. genomic region harbors:
- a CDS encoding M20/M25/M40 family metallo-hydrolase, with translation AVVREDGLLRSDGRGILGADDKAGCAAIMEGLRAAVEARVPRGDLEVVFTICEEVGLLGATHLDLEGLRAKEALVLDGEQPGKVVTAAPSADRLEIRVHGREAHAGVRPEQGVSAIRVAAEAIAALRLGRLDEETTANVGTIEGGSAVNVVPGLVRIRAEARSHNEAKLDAQVAHMRGCFEAAAARHAVTVDGTRHPARVEAEVTRQYSRMAVAADARLVGLLREAGRRVGVEVRTHRTGGGLDANAFNARGIQAVAIGCGQRAVHTPEEHCVLADVAAAAGVILEVLRLNAGG, from the coding sequence GCGGTGGTGCGGGAGGACGGGCTGCTCCGAAGCGACGGCCGCGGGATCCTGGGCGCGGATGACAAGGCCGGGTGCGCCGCGATTATGGAGGGCCTGCGGGCGGCGGTGGAGGCTCGGGTGCCCCGCGGGGACCTGGAGGTCGTCTTCACCATCTGCGAGGAGGTGGGGCTGCTGGGGGCGACGCACCTGGATCTCGAGGGGCTCCGGGCGAAAGAGGCGCTCGTCCTGGATGGGGAGCAACCGGGGAAGGTGGTCACTGCCGCCCCGTCCGCGGACCGTCTCGAGATCCGGGTGCACGGGCGGGAGGCCCACGCCGGCGTGCGGCCGGAGCAGGGCGTGAGCGCCATCCGCGTGGCCGCCGAGGCCATCGCTGCCCTGCGGCTCGGGCGGCTGGACGAGGAGACGACGGCCAACGTCGGGACCATCGAGGGCGGAAGCGCCGTCAACGTGGTCCCGGGGCTGGTCCGGATCCGGGCCGAGGCCCGGAGCCACAACGAGGCGAAGCTCGACGCCCAGGTCGCTCACATGCGGGGCTGCTTCGAGGCGGCGGCGGCGCGGCACGCGGTCACGGTGGACGGGACGCGCCATCCCGCCCGGGTGGAGGCGGAGGTCACCCGCCAGTACTCCCGGATGGCGGTGGCGGCCGACGCGCGCCTGGTCGGGCTCCTGCGGGAGGCGGGCCGGCGGGTCGGCGTCGAGGTCCGGACGCACCGGACCGGCGGCGGCCTCGATGCCAATGCCTTCAACGCCCGAGGGATCCAGGCTGTCGCCATCGGCTGCGGCCAGCGGGCAGTCCACACGCCGGAGGAGCACTGCGTCCTGGCGGACGTGGCGGCCGCCGCCGGGGTCATCCTCGAGGTGCTGCGCCTGAACGCCGGGGGCTAG
- a CDS encoding 4a-hydroxytetrahydrobiopterin dehydratase — protein sequence MYRLPDEEIQKHLAHLPGWRFDGQALIREYRFPDFRSALAFVNSIADLAEITGQHPEIRIAGSRVTLACADRITKQVLLPDIQFARQIQNFADTQEALAG from the coding sequence ATGTACCGGCTCCCGGACGAGGAGATCCAGAAGCACCTGGCTCACTTGCCCGGCTGGCGCTTCGACGGGCAGGCGCTCATCCGGGAGTACCGGTTCCCGGATTTCCGGAGCGCCCTGGCCTTTGTGAACAGCATCGCCGACCTGGCGGAGATCACCGGCCAGCACCCGGAGATCCGGATCGCGGGCTCCCGGGTGACCCTCGCCTGCGCGGACCGCATCACGAAGCAAGTCCTGCTGCCGGATATCCAGTTCGCCCGCCAGATCCAGAACTTCGCCGACACCCAGGAAGCCCTGGCCGGCTAG
- a CDS encoding ATP-binding cassette domain-containing protein, with protein MVILECRGVTLLTHGADGAAPREVLRGVSFALEAGERLNVVGPSGGGKSTLLRLLNRFDDPDQGTVLFHGKDLRTYDPLEVRRRIALTLQTPVMFDGTVRDNLLRHPPERRATLTEADLRAALEDVALDGSFLDRPAGELSGGEKQRVAIARALLMRPEILLLDEPTSALDPQAAGHLIETVTTLNQQKGLTLVVVSHDLNVIRSLSGRLLFLAGGEVLVDAETCASLEHPTHPLVRDFVAGRVP; from the coding sequence ATGGTGATCCTCGAGTGTCGGGGCGTCACGCTCCTCACCCACGGGGCCGACGGGGCCGCCCCGCGCGAGGTGTTGCGGGGCGTCTCTTTTGCTCTCGAGGCCGGGGAGCGCCTGAACGTCGTCGGCCCCTCGGGCGGCGGCAAGTCCACCCTCCTGCGCCTGCTCAACCGGTTCGACGATCCCGATCAGGGGACGGTCCTCTTCCACGGGAAGGATCTGCGGACGTATGACCCTCTCGAGGTGCGGCGGCGCATCGCCCTCACCCTCCAGACCCCGGTCATGTTTGACGGGACCGTGCGGGACAACCTGCTGCGCCATCCGCCGGAGCGGCGGGCCACGCTCACCGAGGCCGACCTGCGGGCAGCCCTGGAGGACGTCGCCCTGGACGGGTCCTTCCTGGACCGTCCTGCGGGCGAGCTGTCCGGGGGGGAGAAACAGCGGGTAGCGATCGCGCGGGCGCTCCTGATGCGCCCCGAAATCCTCCTCCTCGACGAGCCCACCTCGGCCCTGGACCCCCAGGCGGCCGGCCACCTGATCGAGACGGTGACCACGCTGAACCAGCAGAAGGGACTCACGCTGGTCGTGGTGAGCCACGACCTCAACGTCATCCGAAGCCTCTCCGGCCGCCTCCTCTTCTTGGCCGGAGGCGAGGTCCTCGTGGACGCCGAGACCTGCGCGTCCCTGGAGCACCCCACCCACCCCCTGGTCCGCGACTTTGTCGCCGGGAGGGTGCCGTGA